A genomic segment from Spinacia oleracea cultivar Varoflay chromosome 3, BTI_SOV_V1, whole genome shotgun sequence encodes:
- the LOC110785093 gene encoding uncharacterized protein, producing the protein MVSLSYPKAPSSSTSSSTSSSSSSSSSTTCSSSLTTMKVKTLIHNLIFSHICRVIRALSKAKSIFLEIFRDNQLMYLKQTKKKNKYRKKILFGSFRLHYNWCSSSAHVLPIPSPAILETFCNTTPNNIYYDSTWNSAYATEEGDDHQGCKSNNGNGNGNGKDQEEEGQLSSYLQWLEEKGCNNTNLNEEDVLNNEENEIDKLADMFIANCHEKFRLEKIESYRRYQELLARTL; encoded by the coding sequence atggttAGTCTCTCCTACCCTAAAGCCCCATCATCATCAACTTCATCTTcaacttcatcttcatcttcatcatcatcttctacCACTTGTTCATCCTCTCTTACAACCATGAAGGTGAAAACCCTAATCCACAACCTAATATTTTCCCACATTTGTCGCGTTATCCGAGCGCTCTCTAAGGCCAAATCCATATTCCTAGAGATTTTCCGGGATAATCAACTCATGTACTTGAAACAAACCAAGAAGAAGAACAAGTATAGGAAGAAAATACTATTTGGCTCTTTTAGACTTCATTACAATTGGTGCTCGTCTTCAGCTCACGTCTTGCCTATTCCATCACCAGCAATACTAGAGACTTTCTGCAACACTACTCCTAATAATATATACTATGACTCTACATGGAATTCTGCTTACGCCACCGAAGAAGGTGATGATCATCAAGGTTGTAAGAGTAATAATgggaatggtaatggtaatggtaaggACCAAGAAGAGGAAGGTCAACTCTCAAGTTATCTACAATGGCTAGAAGAAAAGGGTTGCAATAATACTAATTTAAATGAAGAAGATGTTCTTAATAATGAAGAGAATGAGATTGATAAGCTTGCTGATATGTTTATTGCAAATTGTCATGAGAAATTCAGGTTGGAGAAGATTGAGTCTTACAGAAGATACCAAGAACTTCTTGCTAGGACTTTGTGA